A window of the Myripristis murdjan chromosome 15, fMyrMur1.1, whole genome shotgun sequence genome harbors these coding sequences:
- the slx4ip gene encoding protein SLX4IP, which yields MSPLKFVIKCGNFAVLVDLHVLPLGGQGDASWFTTEHVEDVTVLVRDAVDQRVKQYTEFLQSRKQPKQKKELAPAPALSVKGKSFNLVANFLKRHYNLRCVVKQLYGELRVFPERYVVCVSCPEDASARHGNLSLAATELSEQSRSEYFSRVGETQEPLNSSTKTKKTVLQKIARQASVQRERHGFSVGEQELDQRAYPKEQRDDLNPGESETNAKETASSPEGEAPLPEAELQVNLLPCPADIDSMTRVEISEKQDPTQKLQTENRLPDSINPNGASVVSSQHKMSQETSKSKRCKPSNEGKDPHPQRAKRTCLGGPPASVAHALTVQTDSIEGSSQTSKYDPLPLPPLPPVKPKAKAESKAFPVSECNKTTLEVELLTPGKRAQRLPLTSNNTAQTNQNRLAASLRGLSVKPASSGSSISSRSTLGEEGSVNVPRTSRLRRLKRS from the exons TGTGGGAACTTCGCTGTGCTGGTGGATCTCCACGTTCTGCCCCTGGGCGGCCAAGGGGACGCCAGCTGGTTTACTACGGAGCACGTCGAG GACGTTACAGTGTTGGTTCGTGATGCTGTGGACCAGAGGGTGAAGCAGTACACGGAGTTCCTCCAGAGTAGAAAACAGCCCAAACAGAAGAAGGAGCTGGCACCTGCTCCAGCTCTTAGTGTGAAAG GAAAAAGCTTCAACCTTGTGGCCAACTTCCTGAAGCGGCACTACAACCTCAGATGTGTTGTCAAACAGCTCTATGGAG AGTTGCGTGTGTTTCCTGAACGctatgttgtgtgtgtaagctgtCCAGAGGATGCCTCAGCGCGCCATGGAAACCTGAGCCTGGCCGCG ACTGAGCTGAGTGAACAAAGCAGATCAGAATATTTTTCCAGAGTGGGAGAAACCCAAGAGCCTTTAAACAGctccacaaaaacaaagaagactGTGCTTCAAAAGAT AGCCAGACAAGCCAGTGTCCAGCGAGAGCGCCATGGTTTCAGTGTGGGGGAGCAGGAACTTGACCAGAGAGCCTATCCTAAAGAGCAAAGAGATGATCTCAACCCGGGAGAGTCAGAAACAAACGCAAAAGAAACTGCATCCAGTCCTGAAGGGGAGGCGCCCCTCCCTGAGGCAGAGCTCCAGGTAAACCTGCTGCCTTGCCCTGCCGACATAGACTCCATGACTCGCGTTGAGATCAGTGAAAAGCAGGATCCAACCCAAAAGCTGCAGACAGAGAACAGACTCCCAGACAGTATCAACCCCAATGGAGCCTCAGTAGTTTCCTCCCAGCATAAAATGAGTCAGGAGACCAGCAAGAGCAAGAGGTGCAAGCCGAGCAATGAAGGGAAAGACCCTCACCCGCAGAGGGCCAAGAGGACGTGCCTTGGAGGACCTCCAGCCTCCGTAGCGCATGCGCTCACAGTGCAAACAGACTCCATCGAAGGCTCCTCGCAAACATCCAAGTATGACCCTCTTCCTCTGCCGCCCCTTCCTCCAGTCAAACCCAAAGCCAAGGCAGAGTCCAAGGCTTTCCCAGTCTCAGAGTGCAACAAAACCACACTGGAAGTAGAGCTGCTTACTCCAGGGAAACGGGCCCAGAGGCTCCCCCTCACAAGCAATAACACGGCACAGACAAACCAAAACAGGCTGGCCGCAAGTCTGAGGGGCCTATCTGTCAAGCCTGCATCCTCAGGCTCCTCTATTAGTTCCAGATCCACACTCGGAGAGGAGGGGAGCGTAAATGTGCCCAGAACCTCCAGATTACGACGGCTGAAGAGGTCCTGA